The nucleotide window CTTTCACGTCTTTACCGAAGGTCACGTAACCATCGATCTCGGAGATGATGGCCGCTTCTTTCGGCTTACGGGCTTCGAAGAGTTCCGCGACACGGGGCAGACCGCCCGTGATATCGCGTGTTTTCGAAGTTTCGCGGTGGAGTTTCGCGATCGCGTCGCCGGCGTGGATTTCTTGGCCATCGGTGACGAGCAGTTGCGCGCCCACGGGGATCAAGTAACGAGCCGGGATTTCACGACCGGGCAGAGTCAGGACTTTGCCGTTCGCATCGACCAGCATGATGGCGGGTTTGACGTCCGACGAACGGCTCTCCGTGATGACCTTGGTCGCGAAACCGGTCACGGGATCGAGCTGCTCGGTCATCGTCGAACCTTCTTCGATGTCCTGGAACTGAACACGTGCCGAAACTTCCGAAATGATCGGGTTCGAGTAGGGATCCCACTCGGCGATCACGGAGCCTTTCGTCACTTTCTGTCCTTCTTTGAAGTTCAAGACCGCACCGTAGGGGATCTTGTACTTTTCGCGCTCACGGCCCGATTCATCGACGATGATCGCGTCACCGTTACGATTCATGACCGTCAGCTTGCCGCCTTTATTCGCGACCGCGTGGACGTTATCCAGTTTCAATGTTCCGTCGTAACGAGCCGTGTGTGCCGATTGCTCGACCGCACGCGAAGCCGCACCACCCAAGTGGAACGTACGCATGGTCAGCTGAGTCCCGGGCTCACCGATCGACTGCGCCGCGATGATACCGACCGTTTCACCCAAGTTCACGGTCGCACCGCGAGCCAGGTCACGTCCGTAACACTTCACGCAGACGCCGCGACGAGTTTTACAAGTCAGTGCCGAGCGGATCCAAACTTTCTCGACGCCCGCGGCTTCGATGTTTTTCACGTCGGTCTCGGTCATCTCTTGGCCCGCGGGAACGACAACGCGTCCCGAAGTCAGCTCAACCGCATCTCTCAAGGCGGTACGACCCAGAATGCGATCGCCGATCCCTTGAATGATTTCGCCGCCCTCGTAAACGGGAGCGATTTCCAAACCATCCTCAACACCGCAATCTTGTTCCGACACGATCACGTCCTGAGCGACGTCGACCAGACGACGGGTCAAATAACCCGAGTTCGCGGTTTTCAGAGCGGTATCGGCCAGACCTTTACGCGCACCGTGAGTCGAGATGAAGTACTGAATGACGGTCAGACCTTCGCGGAAGTTCGCGGTGATCGGAGTCTCGATGATTTCGCCGGACGGCTTCGCCATCAGACCACGCATCGCACCCAGCTGACGAAGCTGAGCCGCCGAACCCCGGGCTCCGGAGTCCGCCATGATGTAGATCGGGTTGAAGCTCGGTCCGATCGACTCTTTGCCGTCGATCACGAACTTTTGCTTCTCGATCTTGCCCATCATCTCTTTCGTCACTTTATCTGCGGTTTGTGCCCAGATATCGACGACCTTGTTGTAGCGCTCACCGTCGGTGATCAAACCTTCGTCGTACTGCTGTTGGATTTCCGAGACTTGTTTCTCGGCGTCCGCCAGCATGTTTTTCTTCTGCTCGGGGATGACCATGTCGTCGATACAGATCGAAAGACCTGCGGTCGTCGAGTAACGGAAACCGTACTCCATGATTTTGTCGGCCAAGAGGCAAGTTGCTTTCGCGCCGGCCAAACGGAAGGTTTTATCGATCAGAGTCGCGATCTGTTTCTTGGTCATGACCGTGTTCACTTCTTCGAAGGGAACTTCCGGCGGAACGATTTCGCTCAGGATCGAGCGACCGACCGACGTTTCACGGATCTTACCGTTGATGCGGACTTTACAAGCCGCTTGCAGATCGACGAGTCCGTTTTCGTAAGCGTAGTTCGCTTCTTGAACGGAGGCGAACGAACGACCCGTTCCCTTCGCGCCGGGACGAACGCGCGTGAGCCAGTAAAGACCCAGAACGATATCCTGCGAGGGGTTGATGATCGGCTTCCCGTTGGCGGGCGACAGGATGTTGTTGGTCGACATCATCAGGACGCGAGCTTCAACCTGTGCTTCGATCGAGAGCGGAACGTGAACGGCCATCTGGTCACCGTCGAAGTCGGCGTTGAACGCCGTACACACGAGCGGGTGCAGTTGGATCGCTTTACCTTCGTGCAGAACGGGCTCGAACGCTTGGATACCAAGGCGGTGAAGCGTCGGCGCGCGGTTCAACATGACGGGGTGTTCTTTAACGACGTCGGCGAGGATATCCCAGACCTCAACGGTCTCTTGATCCACCAAACGTTTCGCTTGTTTGATCGTGGTCGCAAGTCCTTGCTCTTCGAGTTTGTTGTAAACGAAGGGCTTGAACAGCTCGAGAGCCATTTTCTTGGGAAGACCGCACTGGTGCAGTTTCAGAGTCGGACCGACAACGATAACCGAACGACCGGAATAGTCGACCCGTTTACCGAGAAGGTTCTGACGGAAACGACCTTGTTTACCCTTCAGCATATCCGAGAGTGAACGCAAGGGGCGCTTGTTCGGACCGGTGAAGGTCTTACCGCGGCGACCGTTGTCCAAGAGAGCATCGACTGCTTCCTGAAGCATGCGCTTCTCGTTACGGATGATGATGTCGGGAGCGTTCAGCTCTTGCAGACGCTTCAAACGGTTGTTCCGGTTGATCACGCGACGGTACAGATCGTTCAGATCCGACGTGGCGAAACGACCGCCATCGAGCGGAACGAGAGGACGCAGATCCGGAGGAAGAACCGGCAGCGCTTCCAGCATCATCCACTCGGTCTTGTTGATCGAGTTTTTGAAAGCTTCGACGACGCGCAGACGCTTCGACAGTTTCTTGAGTCCCGCTTCCGACTTCGTCTCTTTCATCTCGACGCGAAGTTTGCGCGAGAGGTACTCGGGATCGATTTTACGGAGCATTTCACGAACCGACTCACCGCCCATACCGGCTTTGAAGTTCGGACCGAATTCGTTCAGGGCCGCTTGGTAAGCTTCCTCGGTGAGGATCTGACCTTCTTGCAGCGACGTTTCCATCGGATCGATGACGACGTAGGCTTCACAGTACAGAACCTTCTCGACTTCTTTCAGCGAGAGATTCAGCAAGTTACCGATACGGCTGGGCAGCGAACGCAGGAACCAAATGTGCGCCACGGGAGTCGCGAGCTCGATGTGGCCCAGGCGCTCACGGCGGACTTTGGATTGAGTGACTTCAACGCCGCACTTCTCGCAGATGACTCCGCGATACTTCATACGTTTGTACTTACCGCACAAGCATTCGTAATCTTTGATGGGTCCAAAGATCTTCGCGCAGAACAGACCGTCCCGCTCGGGCTTGAAAGTCCGGTAGTTGATGGTTTCAGGTTTCTTCACTTCACCGAACGACCAATCACGGATCATTTCGGGCGAAGCGAGCGAGATCCGTACGGCGTCAAACGACAACGGATCCTTCGGTTTATCAAAAAAGTTCAACAAGTCTTTCAAGGTTACTCCTCTTGTTGTTTAAAAACGTTCCAAAAACTTCGCGGGGGCACGGGGCTCTTTCGAGCCCCTGTCAGATCAGCTAGTGAGCCTGATCCGTCGGAGGAGCGTCGTCGCTGTCACCAGCAGGTCCGCCCTCGTCTCCGCCACCGTCGCCTTCATCATCGCCCTCGTCATCCGAAGCATCGTCCGCTTCGTCCGCCGCCGACTCCGCCTCGACCGCGACATCGCGATCGGGACGAACGGTGCGTGCCGTGGGTCCTTCCGAAAGCATCATCGAGGGTTCACCTTCATCGATCATGTCGCCGTCATCCGTGAGGATGTCCGATTCCATGAGTTCAATGTTCAGTGCCAGAGACTGAAGCTCTTTCACCAAGACGTTGAACGATTCCGGCAATCCGGGTTCGAGGATGTTTTCACCCTTCACGATGCTCTCGTACATCCGAGTCCGGCCCGCGACGTCATCCGACTTCACGGTCAAGAACTCTTGCAGCGAGTATGCGGCACCGTAGGCCTCGATCGCCCAGACTTCCATCTCCCCGAGACGCTGACCACCGAACTGAGCTTTACCACCCAGAGGCTGTTGCGAAACGAGCGAGTACGGCCCAATCGACCGCGCGTGGATCTTCTCTTCGACCAAGTGGTGAAGCTTCAGCATGTACATGATTCCGACCGTGACGGGGTTCTTGAAGGGTTCTCCAGAACGTCCATCGAACAGAATCATCTGACCCGTGGTGGGCATGTTCGCGCGCTCGAGCAGCTCTTTCACGTCGGTCTCACGAGCACCGTCGAACACGGGAGTTCCGACGTGGACCCCGCGTTTCATGGTGTCGATCATGCGTTTGATCGACGCATCGTCTGCGCCTTCAATTTTCTTCGAGATCTCGTCATCCGAGAACACATGCTTCATCTGTTCACGGGCTTGCGCGCCGTTGAACTTCTCAAGCTGTTCTGCGAGCTGAACGCCCAAGTTGCGTGCGGCCCAACCCAAGTGGACTTCGAGGATCTGACCGATGTTCATCCGCGAAGGGACGCCCAAGGGGTTCAGAACCATGTCCACGGGAGTACCGTCCGCCAGGTAAGGCATGTCTTCCACGGGGAGGACTTTCGAGACGACCCCTTTGTTTCCGTGACGACCGGCGAACTTATCGCCGACTTGCATCTTACGCTTAATGGCAACGTAGACTTTGACCATCTTGATCACGCCGGGAGGAAGTTCATCCCCCTTACGCAGACGATCGATCTTGTCGTTGAAGACCATTTTCACGGCTTCCAACTGGTTACGTGCGCCATCCAAGATACGGGTCACTTGGAATTCGAGTTCTTGATCCAAGGGGATGTAGGTCAACAGTTCGAAAGGAATCGACTCGAGGTCGTCCGAAGTGATGTCCTGACCCTTGTTCAAGAGTTTCTGGCTACCGTCCTCGTTCAACAGGACGCCCGTGGTCTTCTTACCGACCAGGATGTCCTTCAGTTTTTCGAGGGCGTTGTTTTTGATCACGTTCTGCTCAACCGAGAGATCTTTCTCGAGTTTGCGTTTCTTCTCTTCGATGATCGACGCCAAACGTTCATCGCGGTCTGCGCCTTCGCGGCTGTAGACTTGAGCGTCGATGACCGTTCCGTAGACGCCCGAGGGCACGCGGAGCGAAGTATCGCGAACGTCGCCGGCTTTTTCACCGAAGATCGCGCGGAGCAGTTTTTCTTCAGGCGACAACTGAGTCTCGCCCTTGGGAGTGACTTTACCGACCAGGATCGAGCCGGGACGAACTTCCGCACCGATGCGGATGATCCCCGAGCCGTCGAGATCTTTCAGCGCTTCTTCACCGACGTTGGCGATATCGCGAGTGATCTCTTCCTTACCCAGCTTGGTATCACGAGCGACGCACTCGAACTCTTCGATGTGGATCGAAGTGTAGACGTCGTCTTTGATCAGGCGTTCCGAAATCAGGATGGAATCCTCGAAGTTGAAACCCTGCCAAGGAGTGAAGGCGACCATGATATTCTGTCCGAGAGCCAATTCACCGAGTTCCGTCGACGGACCGTCCGCGATGATGTCGCCCTTACGGACGCGGTCACCGGCGAAGACGATCGGCTTCTGGTTGAAGCTCGTGTTCTGGTTCGTACGTTGGTACTTGGTCAGGTTGTAGATATCGACGTTCGCGCCGAGCTCTCCACCTTTTGCCAAACGGCGAACCACGATCCGTGCGGCGTCGACTTCTTCGACGATCCCGTCGTTCGTCGCCACCACCGAAGTTCCCGAGTCGCGGGCCACCAAGTGCTCAACGCCAGTTCCGACCAGCGGTGCGCGCGAGCGCAAGAGCGGAACGGCCTGACGTTGCATGTTCGATCCCATGAGGGCGCGGTTGGCATCATCGTGCTCGAGGAACGGAATCAAAGACGCCGCGATCGAGACGAGCTGCGAAGGCGACACGTCCATGAGAGTGATTTTTTCTTTTTCCGTCACTTCGTATTCACCATCGGCACGGCAAACCGTGTTGTCTGCGGTGATCTCGGTCACGTAGCCACCATCGCGAGTCGCGGGAGCAATGACTTGCCCTGCTTCTTCCAGTGCCGACATGTACGAGATCTCTTTCGAGACTTTACCTTCGGTCACTTTGCGGTACGGAGTCTCGATGAAACCGTAGTGGTTAATACGTGCGTAAGTCGCGAGCGAGGCGATCAGACCGATGTTCGGTCCTTCCGGCGTCTCGATCGGGCAGATACGACCGTAGTGCGTGGGGTGGACGTCACGAACTTCGAAGCCGGCGCGATCACGAGTCAAACCGCCCGGGCCGAGGGCCGACAGACGACGTTTGTGCGTGATTTCCGACAGCGGGTTCGTCTGATCCATGAACTGCGAGAGCTGCGAAGCGCCGAAGAATTCTTTGACGACGGCGTTGACGGGTTTCGCGTTCACGAGATCGTGAGGCATCATCGTTTCCACATCTTGCAGGCTCATACGTTCGCGGATCGCGCGCTCCATACGGACCAGACCGATGCGGTATTGGTTTTCCAGAAGTTCACCGACCGAACGGACACGACGGTTACCGAGGTGATCGATATCGTCGACGACGCCGCGACCGTTTTTCAGGTCGATCAGGTGCTTCACGGTGCTCAAGACATCTTTGTGGGTCAGAGTGCGGTGCTCGGGCGGGCACTCTTCCATCGAGATGTTGAACTTGTGGTTGATCTTGATCCGGCCGACTTCCGAGAGATCATACGTCTCGGGATCGAAGAACAAACGCTCGAAGAAGGTGGTGGCCGCTTCCATGGTGGGCGGCTCGCCAGGGCGCAAGTGCTGATAGATCTTCAGGAGCGCTTCGTCTTTCTGCTGAACTTTATCGACCAGCAGAGTGTTGCGCAGGAACGGACCGACGGTCAGACCGTCAAAGAAGATCAGGTTCAGCTGCTCGATACCCGCTTCCATCGCCTTGAGGATGGTGTTTTTATCGAGCTCTTGGTTCGAGTCCGCGATGATTTCACCGGTCGACTCGTCGATCAAAGGCTTCGCGAGCACTTTTCCATCGAGATCTTCGGGATTCACTTCGATCTCTTTCAGATCGAGCGACTGGACTTTTTTAACGACCGCGCGAGTGATACGGCGACCCGCTTTGACGAGGACTTCGCCCGACTTGGGATCGAGGATGTCGACCAGCGCACGCTGTCCCGACATACGTTCGATGTCGAGCTGACGGTAGAGTTTCGAGCCGCGAACCTGCACGGTGTCGATGTCGTAGAAGTACTCGAGCAGCTGATCGACGTTGTAGCCGAGAGCTTTGAGCAGGATGGTCACCGGGAACTTACGGCGACGATCGATACGGACGTGGATCAGATCTTTTTGGTCAAATTCGAAATCGAGCCACGAACCGCGGTACGGAATGACACGCGCGTTGTAGATCAGTTTTCCCGAAGTCGCGTTCTTACCCGAATCGTGATCGAAGAACACACCCGGCGAACGGTGAAGCTGCGACACAACGACGCGCTCGGTTCCGTTGATGATGAACGAACCGTTCTGGGTCATCAGCGGGATCTCGCCGAGGTAAACTTCCTGTTCTTTCACGTCGCGGATCGAGCGGGCTTCCGTCTCTTCATCCACGTCGAAGACGATCAGGCGCAAAGTCACCTTGATCGGCGCCGCGAAGGTCATGCCGCGCTGACGGCACTCATCCACGTCGTACTTCGCCGGCTCGAGCGTGTACGACACGAATTCGAGCGAAGCGGTGTTATTGAAGTCCGAAATCGGGAACACCGATTTGAAAACGGACTGCAGTCCCACATCCTGGCGGCGGTCGGCATCGACCCCACGCTGCAGGAAACCTTCGTACGAGCTCTTCTGGAGTTCGATCAGGTTGGGGATATTGATGACTTGTTTGTTCTTCGCAAAACTTTTGCGAATACGGATGTTCGACGCCGTTACGGGAGTCAGGCTCATTCAATCTCCTAAAAATTTACCGCCGTTTTTCGCTCTCAGAACGCAAAAAAGCGCGACTCGTTTCCGAATCCCGCTTTCAATTTGCCAACTTCAAACAAAAAAATGCCGCATCTAATTCCTAGCTTGGTCCCGAGCTGTACGGGCTCGTGACGTTGCTTACACATCGATTGCACGCGAACTCTTTGAGAGGAGGAAGTTCGCTGAAACCCCACAATACTTCTTGAGAAAAATCGGCTCGCCA belongs to Pseudobdellovibrionaceae bacterium and includes:
- the rpoC gene encoding DNA-directed RNA polymerase subunit beta' — encoded protein: MKDLLNFFDKPKDPLSFDAVRISLASPEMIRDWSFGEVKKPETINYRTFKPERDGLFCAKIFGPIKDYECLCGKYKRMKYRGVICEKCGVEVTQSKVRRERLGHIELATPVAHIWFLRSLPSRIGNLLNLSLKEVEKVLYCEAYVVIDPMETSLQEGQILTEEAYQAALNEFGPNFKAGMGGESVREMLRKIDPEYLSRKLRVEMKETKSEAGLKKLSKRLRVVEAFKNSINKTEWMMLEALPVLPPDLRPLVPLDGGRFATSDLNDLYRRVINRNNRLKRLQELNAPDIIIRNEKRMLQEAVDALLDNGRRGKTFTGPNKRPLRSLSDMLKGKQGRFRQNLLGKRVDYSGRSVIVVGPTLKLHQCGLPKKMALELFKPFVYNKLEEQGLATTIKQAKRLVDQETVEVWDILADVVKEHPVMLNRAPTLHRLGIQAFEPVLHEGKAIQLHPLVCTAFNADFDGDQMAVHVPLSIEAQVEARVLMMSTNNILSPANGKPIINPSQDIVLGLYWLTRVRPGAKGTGRSFASVQEANYAYENGLVDLQAACKVRINGKIRETSVGRSILSEIVPPEVPFEEVNTVMTKKQIATLIDKTFRLAGAKATCLLADKIMEYGFRYSTTAGLSICIDDMVIPEQKKNMLADAEKQVSEIQQQYDEGLITDGERYNKVVDIWAQTADKVTKEMMGKIEKQKFVIDGKESIGPSFNPIYIMADSGARGSAAQLRQLGAMRGLMAKPSGEIIETPITANFREGLTVIQYFISTHGARKGLADTALKTANSGYLTRRLVDVAQDVIVSEQDCGVEDGLEIAPVYEGGEIIQGIGDRILGRTALRDAVELTSGRVVVPAGQEMTETDVKNIEAAGVEKVWIRSALTCKTRRGVCVKCYGRDLARGATVNLGETVGIIAAQSIGEPGTQLTMRTFHLGGAASRAVEQSAHTARYDGTLKLDNVHAVANKGGKLTVMNRNGDAIIVDESGREREKYKIPYGAVLNFKEGQKVTKGSVIAEWDPYSNPIISEVSARVQFQDIEEGSTMTEQLDPVTGFATKVITESRSSDVKPAIMLVDANGKVLTLPGREIPARYLIPVGAQLLVTDGQEIHAGDAIAKLHRETSKTRDITGGLPRVAELFEARKPKEAAIISEIDGYVTFGKDVKGKQRLIVTPEVGEQREYLIPKGKHVAVREGEYVRAGEALMDGPTNPHDVLAVLGEKALSSYLTNEIQEVYRLQGVGINDKHIEVIVRQMLRKVAVRDSGDTRFLAGEQVEKYNLAVENERVIAEGGQPATIDPLLLGITKVSLSTDSWISAASFQETTKVLTEAAINSRTDALRGLKENIIMGRLIPAGTGLTSYKRWKVTTQDEQDLSLGTSLPGFGATTQP